A single Chryseobacterium sp. DNA region contains:
- a CDS encoding Crp/Fnr family transcriptional regulator — MQELLTSYITSKISVTDKELDVILSYFRPVQLKKNEMLLANGQNSQRTFFVVNGCLRIFFINEEGQDSTRYFAFENQFATALVSFITSEPSEEFIQAVEDSEVYYITHKNFYHLLDIIPQWEKFYRIYLETAYVNNTKRLMSFLVQDALEKYRQLLDENPVVVRRLSNKMVASYLNISQETLSRLKSRL; from the coding sequence ATGCAGGAACTTTTAACTTCATATATTACAAGTAAAATATCGGTAACGGATAAAGAGTTGGATGTTATTCTTTCTTATTTCAGACCCGTTCAATTAAAAAAGAATGAAATGCTTCTTGCCAACGGGCAAAACAGTCAGAGAACTTTTTTCGTAGTGAATGGCTGTCTCCGGATATTTTTCATCAATGAGGAAGGCCAGGATTCTACAAGATATTTTGCCTTTGAAAACCAATTTGCCACTGCATTAGTCAGTTTTATTACTTCTGAACCCTCCGAGGAATTTATTCAGGCTGTGGAGGATTCAGAAGTATATTATATTACCCACAAAAACTTCTATCATCTGCTGGATATCATCCCTCAGTGGGAAAAATTTTACAGGATCTATCTTGAGACGGCTTATGTAAACAATACGAAAAGGCTGATGTCTTTCCTCGTTCAGGATGCTCTTGAAAAATACCGCCAGCTGCTGGATGAAAATCCTGTTGTTGTCAGAAGACTTTCTAACAAAATGGTTGCTTCTTATCTCAATATTTCCCAGGAAACCTTAAGCCGGTTAAAATCCAGGCTCTGA
- a CDS encoding CusA/CzcA family heavy metal efflux RND transporter — translation MLNKIIEFSVKNKLIIALFTAGLILFGVYETTKLPIDAQPDITNNQVQIITTAPSYGAADIERLVTFPIEQAASNISGITELRSLSRFGLSLVTVVFDDNTDVYWARQQVQERLQLVQDNIPAGIGKPELGPISTGLGEIFQYVVRAKKGYENVYDETELRTIQDWVVRRQLLGTKGIADVSSFGGKLKQYEIAINPNKLQAFNININDVFAALEKNNQNTGGAYIEKKETVLFIRSEGLLGSTGDIGSIQVAETKEGIPVHIKDVASVKIGFATRYGAMTYNDTGEVSGAIVLMLKGENANEVIANIKQRLEKIQESLPEGVVIEPFLDRAKMVNNTISTVKTNLMEGALIVVFILVLFLGNFRAGLLVASVIPLAMLFAIIMMNIFGVGGNLMSLGALDFGLIVDGAVIIVEAVLHQLSHKKHFGKENMLSKKEMDGQVSSSAAKMVNSAVFGQIIILIVYLPIFTLQGIEGKMFKPMAQTVAFALIGAFILSLTYIPMMSALVLSRKKKEKDNISDRVMAKVERGHQKLLMKALQYRKTIIISVLILFTGAVYTLSKMGGEFIPSLEEGDFAVEMRILQGSNINETKKVTTQASGILLKQFPEIQKIVVKIGSAEIPTEPMPMDAGDMIIVLKPKKEWTSAKSFPELSEKMSKALTVIPGLTTSFQFPVQMRFNELMTGARQDVVCKIYGEDLDSLTVYAKKLGSIINTVKGAQDLYIEPVEGAPQVVIDYNRSELSRYNISVEEINRVINMAFAGQTAGALYEGEKKFDIVIRMDSEYKRDLTSIQNLLVPIASGEQIPLSQLAKVELKNSPNQIQREDTKRRIIVGFNARGKDVQTIVEELQQKAGKNLRFSPGYTISYGGTFENLNEAKARLGIAVPISLVMIFLLLFFAFRSVKHSLLIYTAIPLSAIGGVYFLALRGMPFSISAGVGFIALFGVAVLNGIVLISEFNRLKNNGIRNTSRIVLMGTRIRLRPVLMTAFVASLGFLPMALSSGAGAEVQRPLATVVIGGLMLATLLTLFVLPILYVLFEHINTGKMKFSKKINFKKRSVFLVLLSFGSFQAQENITYEQALEKAFQQNGTLKNSKLISEYQEKLKAGYLDIPQLEVTGGFGQIQGEETDNSFGISQRFSFPTVYSKRKQMLDAEWTASIINQSLTKTQLTKEVTDVFYRILVLQEKKKVLEYISRLYNNFAEKASLRLRKGEANILEESTAEIQNEQIKVQLNTLENDLNISKLQLQLLLQSEQSYQPVADKPTMDISLQISEDRVKQHPELQYLQQQIKVGEAQVQLEKSRLLPELLIGYTNQSMKNINNNRFNSVQVGVGIPLFTKGQRALAKAAQAKIAISENQYYRKEIELKNRLGQQLNTYINQQRIIENYEQKQLPKSEIILKTAQKQMEAGEIDYLNWVILVNQAVKTKVDYIDQLERLNQIGAELNFLISK, via the coding sequence ATGTTAAATAAAATTATTGAGTTTTCTGTCAAGAATAAACTCATTATTGCTCTGTTTACAGCAGGTCTCATCCTTTTTGGAGTATATGAAACCACTAAACTTCCTATTGATGCTCAACCGGATATTACCAATAACCAGGTTCAGATCATTACCACAGCACCTTCATATGGGGCAGCTGATATAGAACGTCTTGTCACATTTCCTATTGAACAGGCTGCCAGTAATATCAGTGGAATCACCGAACTCCGGAGTCTTTCCCGGTTTGGACTTTCGCTGGTAACCGTAGTTTTTGATGATAATACCGATGTATATTGGGCCCGCCAACAGGTTCAGGAACGCCTGCAGCTTGTTCAGGACAATATCCCTGCCGGAATCGGAAAACCGGAACTTGGACCCATTTCTACAGGATTGGGAGAGATTTTCCAATATGTGGTAAGAGCCAAGAAAGGCTATGAAAATGTATATGATGAAACTGAACTCAGAACCATTCAGGATTGGGTGGTAAGACGTCAGTTACTGGGAACTAAAGGGATAGCCGATGTGAGCAGTTTCGGGGGGAAACTGAAACAGTATGAAATAGCAATAAATCCAAATAAACTTCAGGCATTCAATATCAATATCAATGATGTTTTCGCTGCTTTGGAAAAAAACAATCAGAATACCGGGGGAGCCTATATTGAGAAGAAAGAAACCGTCCTTTTTATCCGGAGTGAAGGACTCTTAGGCAGTACCGGTGATATTGGAAGCATTCAGGTAGCTGAAACCAAGGAAGGTATTCCTGTTCACATCAAGGATGTTGCGTCTGTGAAGATCGGATTTGCCACAAGATACGGTGCAATGACCTATAATGATACCGGAGAAGTATCCGGAGCTATTGTTTTGATGCTTAAAGGTGAGAATGCGAATGAAGTGATCGCCAATATCAAACAAAGGCTGGAAAAAATCCAGGAGTCTTTACCTGAAGGTGTAGTGATAGAACCCTTTCTGGACCGTGCAAAAATGGTCAACAATACCATCAGCACAGTAAAGACCAATCTGATGGAAGGTGCCCTGATCGTGGTTTTTATTCTCGTATTATTTTTAGGGAACTTCAGGGCAGGACTGCTGGTCGCTTCTGTGATTCCTCTGGCAATGCTTTTTGCCATTATTATGATGAATATTTTCGGTGTTGGAGGTAACCTGATGAGTCTGGGAGCCCTGGACTTTGGCCTTATTGTAGACGGGGCTGTTATTATTGTTGAAGCCGTTCTGCACCAGCTTTCCCATAAAAAGCACTTCGGAAAGGAGAATATGCTAAGTAAAAAGGAGATGGACGGGCAGGTTTCCAGCTCTGCTGCCAAAATGGTCAACAGTGCGGTTTTCGGGCAGATCATCATCCTGATCGTATACCTTCCGATCTTTACACTTCAGGGGATTGAAGGTAAAATGTTCAAACCTATGGCCCAGACCGTAGCATTTGCACTGATTGGTGCGTTTATCCTTTCTCTGACTTATATTCCGATGATGAGTGCTCTGGTGCTGAGCAGAAAGAAAAAGGAAAAAGACAATATTTCAGACAGGGTAATGGCCAAAGTAGAAAGAGGCCATCAGAAACTCCTGATGAAAGCTCTTCAATACAGAAAAACAATTATCATCAGTGTATTGATCCTTTTCACGGGGGCAGTATACACGCTATCAAAAATGGGAGGGGAATTCATTCCGTCTCTTGAAGAAGGAGATTTTGCCGTTGAAATGAGGATTCTTCAGGGAAGCAATATTAATGAAACGAAAAAAGTAACCACACAGGCGTCCGGCATCCTGCTGAAACAGTTTCCCGAAATACAGAAGATCGTTGTGAAGATCGGTAGCGCTGAAATCCCTACGGAACCTATGCCTATGGATGCAGGAGATATGATTATTGTTTTAAAACCTAAAAAAGAGTGGACATCTGCAAAATCATTCCCTGAACTTTCTGAAAAGATGAGTAAAGCTTTAACCGTTATCCCGGGATTAACGACCAGTTTTCAGTTTCCTGTGCAAATGCGTTTCAATGAACTGATGACCGGAGCAAGGCAGGATGTGGTATGTAAAATTTATGGGGAAGACCTCGATAGTCTTACAGTTTATGCAAAAAAACTGGGGAGTATCATCAATACGGTAAAGGGAGCTCAGGATCTTTATATAGAACCGGTTGAAGGGGCACCACAGGTGGTTATTGATTACAATCGTTCAGAATTGTCACGCTATAATATTTCTGTTGAAGAGATCAACAGAGTTATTAATATGGCTTTTGCCGGGCAGACCGCAGGTGCTTTATATGAAGGAGAGAAAAAATTTGATATTGTTATCAGAATGGACAGCGAATATAAAAGAGATTTGACAAGCATCCAAAACCTGTTGGTACCCATTGCCTCGGGAGAGCAGATCCCATTATCCCAACTGGCTAAAGTAGAGCTTAAAAACAGTCCGAACCAGATTCAACGGGAAGATACCAAAAGAAGGATCATCGTGGGCTTTAATGCAAGAGGAAAGGATGTGCAGACTATTGTAGAAGAACTTCAGCAGAAAGCAGGCAAAAACCTAAGGTTCTCCCCTGGATACACTATTTCCTATGGCGGTACATTTGAGAATTTAAATGAAGCAAAAGCAAGACTCGGTATTGCAGTGCCTATTTCTTTGGTCATGATCTTCCTGTTGCTGTTCTTTGCTTTCAGATCTGTAAAACACAGTCTGCTGATCTATACGGCCATCCCGTTATCTGCCATTGGCGGAGTTTATTTTCTCGCACTAAGAGGAATGCCTTTCAGCATCAGTGCCGGAGTAGGATTTATCGCTCTGTTTGGAGTTGCCGTACTTAACGGAATCGTTTTGATATCAGAGTTTAACCGATTGAAAAATAACGGAATACGCAATACCAGCAGAATCGTCCTGATGGGAACAAGAATCAGGCTTCGTCCGGTTTTAATGACTGCCTTTGTGGCTTCTTTGGGATTCTTACCCATGGCCCTGAGCAGCGGAGCAGGAGCTGAAGTTCAAAGGCCGTTGGCTACCGTTGTGATCGGCGGGCTGATGCTGGCAACTCTTTTAACCTTATTCGTACTTCCCATTCTCTACGTCTTATTTGAACATATTAATACAGGTAAAATGAAATTTTCTAAAAAAATAAACTTTAAAAAGCGGTCTGTTTTCTTGGTATTGCTTTCTTTCGGAAGTTTCCAGGCTCAGGAGAACATTACCTATGAGCAGGCTTTGGAAAAAGCTTTTCAGCAGAACGGAACCCTTAAAAACTCAAAATTAATATCAGAATACCAGGAAAAATTAAAGGCCGGTTATCTGGATATCCCTCAATTGGAAGTTACCGGCGGATTCGGACAAATTCAGGGTGAAGAAACCGATAACTCATTCGGAATCTCCCAAAGGTTCAGTTTTCCTACGGTCTATTCAAAAAGAAAACAGATGCTGGATGCAGAATGGACCGCAAGTATAATCAATCAAAGCCTGACAAAAACTCAGCTGACCAAAGAAGTCACTGATGTTTTCTATAGAATTCTGGTGCTTCAGGAGAAGAAAAAGGTCTTGGAATATATTAGCAGGCTGTATAACAATTTTGCCGAGAAAGCAAGCTTGAGATTAAGAAAAGGGGAAGCCAATATCCTGGAGGAATCTACTGCTGAAATTCAGAATGAACAGATCAAGGTGCAGCTGAACACGCTTGAGAATGACTTGAATATCTCAAAACTTCAGCTTCAGCTGCTCCTTCAGTCTGAGCAGTCTTACCAACCTGTTGCCGACAAACCGACAATGGATATCAGTCTTCAGATTTCAGAAGATAGGGTAAAGCAGCATCCTGAGCTTCAGTACCTGCAACAGCAGATCAAAGTGGGAGAGGCACAAGTACAGCTTGAAAAAAGCAGATTACTTCCTGAACTTCTTATAGGGTACACCAATCAGAGTATGAAAAACATTAACAACAACCGCTTTAATTCAGTACAGGTTGGTGTTGGAATCCCATTATTTACAAAAGGGCAGAGAGCATTGGCAAAAGCAGCACAGGCAAAGATTGCCATTTCTGAAAATCAATATTACAGAAAAGAAATTGAACTTAAAAACAGGCTGGGACAGCAACTCAATACCTATATAAACCAACAGAGAATCATTGAAAATTACGAACAAAAACAGCTCCCAAAGTCTGAAATTATTTTAAAAACCGCCCAAAAACAGATGGAAGCCGGAGAAATTGATTACCTGAACTGGGTTATTTTGGTCAATCAGGCTGTAAAAACAAAAGTGGATTACATTGATCAACTGGAAAGACTCAATCAGATCGGGGCGGAACTTAATTTCTTAATTTCAAAATAA
- a CDS encoding aldo/keto reductase, with translation MKKRKIKNTDLAVAPINFGGNVFGWTLDEKQSFDILDRFTEAGFNFIDTADTYSWWVNGKGGQSEEIIGKWMKSRSSRKDIVLATKVGSETKEHGFDISKKHILQSVDESLQRLQTDHIDIYYTHFDDHTTPVEETLSAYDEIIKAGKVRYIAASNLSPERLKASFEAAEKNNLPKYVALQPHYNLLEREGFEKNYAPLVEQFDLSVFPYWSLAAGFLTGKYRDEADLTKSARGEGVRKYLNSKGLEVLKALDQVSEKHHTTQATAALAWLLANPQITAPIVSATSASQLETLFNAPQLVLDQEDIDLLNKASN, from the coding sequence ATGAAAAAAAGAAAGATCAAAAATACGGATCTGGCAGTGGCTCCTATCAATTTTGGAGGAAATGTTTTTGGATGGACACTGGATGAAAAACAGTCCTTTGATATATTAGACCGCTTTACGGAAGCAGGATTCAATTTTATAGATACGGCAGATACTTATTCATGGTGGGTAAACGGTAAAGGCGGGCAGTCTGAAGAGATTATCGGAAAATGGATGAAAAGCCGTTCCAGCCGCAAAGATATTGTGTTGGCAACCAAAGTAGGTTCTGAAACAAAAGAACATGGTTTTGACATCAGTAAAAAGCATATTTTACAATCAGTAGATGAATCTTTACAGAGGCTTCAGACGGATCATATAGATATTTATTATACTCATTTTGATGATCACACCACTCCGGTAGAAGAAACCTTATCTGCGTATGATGAGATTATTAAAGCTGGAAAAGTACGGTATATTGCAGCGTCCAATCTTTCTCCGGAACGTTTAAAAGCATCTTTTGAAGCTGCCGAAAAGAATAATCTTCCTAAATATGTTGCCTTACAGCCGCATTACAATCTACTGGAAAGGGAAGGGTTTGAAAAAAACTATGCTCCTTTGGTAGAGCAGTTTGATTTAAGTGTATTCCCATACTGGTCTTTGGCAGCCGGTTTTTTAACAGGGAAATACCGTGATGAGGCAGACCTTACAAAAAGTGCAAGAGGAGAAGGCGTAAGAAAATATTTGAATTCTAAAGGGCTGGAAGTTTTAAAAGCTCTGGATCAGGTCAGTGAAAAGCATCATACCACCCAGGCAACCGCCGCATTAGCGTGGTTATTAGCCAATCCACAGATCACAGCACCGATTGTAAGTGCAACGAGTGCATCACAGCTTGAAACCTTGTTCAACGCTCCTCAGCTTGTTTTAGATCAGGAAGATATCGATTTGCTTAATAAAGCAAGCAACTAA
- a CDS encoding MFS transporter yields the protein MSATLGKGQTINFYKATTPIIISVFGVYLTIGIALGVLPKFVQNNLGFDSVMVGLVIGLQSLSTLLTRAYSGKITDTQGAKSSKMSGVLLAVAAGAMYIVAVFFQANKFWALSFLLMARIVHGIGESFLVTGALTWGIGLAGHSNSGKVMTWNGIAMYAGIAIGAPLSIWISREYGILPAFFLIALLPLASWLSTVKLPSVPADKDYIRTPFYKVIGAISGQGLSLAFSSMAFGCIASFIALFFTEKNWGDASLAFMAFGICYVLTRIFFASFPDKYGGFRIALISLIIEITGQILIWTSVSGTAAIVGCGLTGMGFSLVFPALGVLAIQKVKPQMRGTALGAYVAFVDLSLGLAGPLAGLIAGWFDYQAVYLFGAISCVLSMIVLLFNKK from the coding sequence CTTACGATAGGGATTGCTTTAGGAGTACTTCCGAAGTTTGTCCAGAACAATTTAGGATTTGACAGTGTTATGGTAGGCCTTGTCATTGGCCTTCAATCATTGTCAACACTTCTTACCCGGGCTTATTCCGGAAAAATAACCGATACCCAGGGAGCAAAGAGCAGTAAGATGTCCGGGGTTTTATTAGCTGTCGCCGCCGGTGCTATGTATATTGTAGCGGTATTTTTTCAGGCAAACAAATTTTGGGCTCTTTCTTTTTTATTGATGGCTAGGATTGTGCATGGAATAGGAGAGAGCTTTCTGGTAACAGGCGCATTAACCTGGGGAATAGGTCTTGCAGGACATTCCAATTCAGGAAAAGTAATGACCTGGAACGGGATTGCCATGTATGCCGGAATTGCTATCGGAGCGCCATTAAGCATTTGGATCAGTAGAGAATACGGCATATTGCCTGCATTTTTTCTTATTGCCTTGCTTCCGTTAGCGAGCTGGCTGTCTACAGTAAAACTCCCCTCTGTTCCAGCCGATAAAGACTATATCAGAACTCCTTTTTATAAAGTCATCGGAGCAATATCGGGGCAGGGATTGAGCCTGGCATTTTCTTCAATGGCCTTTGGGTGTATTGCTTCCTTTATTGCTTTATTTTTTACCGAGAAAAATTGGGGCGATGCTTCACTGGCATTTATGGCCTTTGGAATATGCTATGTACTCACCAGAATTTTCTTCGCCTCTTTTCCTGATAAATACGGAGGTTTCAGAATTGCTTTGATCTCTTTGATCATCGAAATAACAGGTCAGATACTGATCTGGACATCAGTTTCCGGCACTGCTGCTATTGTTGGGTGTGGGTTGACAGGAATGGGGTTCTCATTGGTTTTTCCTGCTTTAGGTGTTCTGGCCATACAAAAAGTAAAACCGCAGATGAGAGGAACCGCCCTCGGAGCGTATGTTGCTTTTGTCGACCTTTCATTGGGATTAGCCGGACCATTGGCAGGATTGATCGCTGGATGGTTTGATTACCAGGCGGTCTATTTATTTGGAGCAATCAGCTGTGTGCTTTCAATGATCGTTTTGCTATTTAACAAAAAATAA
- a CDS encoding efflux RND transporter periplasmic adaptor subunit yields the protein MHFKKISIYSLSLVLILSSCSGKKEEEKTVYENTKFSKSTENTVHLTEKQLQSVGITVTSVQNRNMEKLVRLNGKAEIAPSHISSVSSIMGGHIKSIHVINGSHFKKGQVLAVVEDPQFIQLQQDYLVTKAQLEAARLNFNRQKDLNTSKASSDKTMQTAQAEYATLNATLKGLEEKLRIIGISAKGLTTGNIRSRINIYAPFSGFVSKILVNNGQYINPADTLFELINPVGLLLELKVFENDVNDVKVGQEILVYNNQNPDVRSNAKIVSVVPSIENGGSATAVAKLSSVHSEFVKGMYINAEVNISSRYTMGLPNEAVVSFENKNYVFEDLGKSNYKMIPVTTGISDDQFTEILKADFLKDKKIVQKGAYSLLMMLKNKAE from the coding sequence ATGCATTTCAAAAAAATATCAATATACAGCCTTTCTTTGGTTCTTATTTTATCTTCATGTTCAGGAAAAAAAGAGGAGGAAAAAACCGTTTACGAAAATACAAAGTTTAGTAAAAGTACTGAAAACACAGTACATCTTACAGAAAAACAGCTTCAGTCTGTAGGAATAACAGTGACATCGGTGCAGAATAGGAATATGGAAAAACTGGTACGGCTGAATGGAAAAGCTGAGATCGCACCTTCCCACATCAGCTCTGTTTCCAGTATTATGGGAGGCCATATCAAGTCTATCCACGTGATCAATGGAAGCCATTTCAAAAAAGGACAGGTGCTGGCAGTGGTGGAAGATCCGCAATTCATCCAGCTCCAGCAGGATTATCTGGTAACAAAGGCCCAGCTTGAAGCAGCAAGACTGAACTTCAACCGCCAAAAAGACCTTAATACCAGCAAAGCCAGCAGCGACAAGACCATGCAGACCGCCCAGGCAGAATATGCCACTCTGAACGCCACGTTAAAAGGACTTGAAGAAAAACTGCGGATCATAGGGATCAGTGCTAAAGGATTAACAACCGGAAACATCAGAAGCAGAATCAATATTTATGCGCCATTCAGCGGTTTTGTGAGTAAGATTCTGGTGAATAACGGGCAGTACATCAATCCTGCCGACACCTTATTTGAACTGATCAACCCTGTCGGCTTACTGTTAGAATTAAAGGTTTTTGAAAATGATGTGAATGATGTAAAAGTAGGCCAGGAAATTTTAGTTTACAATAATCAGAATCCTGATGTCAGGTCAAATGCCAAAATTGTCAGTGTTGTTCCCAGTATTGAAAACGGAGGTTCTGCGACAGCAGTAGCAAAACTTTCTTCCGTACATTCCGAGTTTGTAAAAGGAATGTACATCAATGCCGAAGTAAACATCAGCAGCCGATATACCATGGGATTGCCGAATGAAGCTGTCGTTTCTTTTGAAAATAAAAATTACGTTTTTGAAGATCTCGGAAAGTCAAATTATAAAATGATTCCGGTAACCACCGGAATTTCAGATGACCAATTCACAGAGATTTTAAAAGCAGACTTTTTAAAGGATAAGAAAATCGTACAGAAAGGAGCTTACAGTCTTCTGATGATGCTTAAGAATAAGGCAGAATAA
- a CDS encoding siderophore-interacting protein, producing MITKKIRSVFSVKNKSFLTPHLIRVVFEMNEDQVKLLACVQSGYNNKLFIPSVEKGSEPIIRTYTNRKVDLKNRELTIDFVAHGENGPASAWALKANPGDILEIGMKESTKPLVPDADFYLFVGDSTALPVICSIVEQLPSYVTAKIILEVHDKKDELILCSAADVSVEWLHNSHPEKGSLLADLTRRVEFPSGILKEYIYIAAEYTTVHQLRNYFKTYLNWDPQGIYACSYWRAGQAENR from the coding sequence ATGATAACCAAAAAAATACGTTCAGTATTCAGTGTTAAAAATAAAAGTTTTCTTACTCCGCATCTTATCCGGGTGGTATTTGAAATGAATGAAGATCAGGTTAAATTGCTGGCCTGCGTACAATCCGGTTATAATAATAAACTCTTTATTCCGTCTGTAGAAAAAGGGAGCGAGCCCATTATCAGAACTTATACCAACCGAAAGGTTGATCTTAAAAACAGGGAGCTTACCATTGATTTTGTTGCCCACGGAGAAAATGGTCCTGCTTCGGCCTGGGCATTAAAAGCCAATCCGGGCGATATATTGGAAATAGGGATGAAAGAAAGCACAAAACCATTAGTTCCTGATGCTGACTTCTATCTTTTTGTAGGAGATTCAACGGCCTTACCTGTTATTTGTTCTATCGTGGAACAGCTTCCGTCTTATGTAACGGCAAAAATAATATTGGAAGTTCATGATAAAAAAGATGAACTTATCCTCTGTTCTGCAGCAGATGTATCTGTTGAGTGGCTTCACAATTCCCATCCGGAAAAAGGAAGCCTTCTCGCAGATCTTACCAGGCGGGTAGAATTCCCTTCCGGCATACTGAAAGAATATATTTATATCGCTGCCGAATACACGACCGTGCATCAACTCAGGAATTATTTCAAAACATATTTAAACTGGGATCCGCAGGGGATCTATGCCTGTTCTTACTGGCGGGCCGGCCAGGCAGAAAATCGATGA